A stretch of DNA from Oreochromis aureus strain Israel breed Guangdong linkage group 23, ZZ_aureus, whole genome shotgun sequence:
GGTTTGTTCAGGAGAAAAGAGCTAAAGAGTATGGTGAGTACTTCTGTTGTGTACTTATGACCATGAAATGTAACAAAAGCTCTTTTAATTGATGTAGATATTTGATTAAAAATCAACAGTGCTGGTGCACAGAAAATGCGTCTTTGTCCACAAACATGTGGACCAAACTGTAAATCGGTTTTTCatcattaattaaaatttaGATTTAATTGTagttgaaaaatattttcagaacaCGTCAGAACATCTCTGCTGCTTTTCGCCGCTCGTAGGTGCTGCTGTGCCTCCATGGGTGGGTTATAATGAAGAGGACGCCATACAGGAACAGATATTAGCTCTCTCAGCTGTGAGTATATTTAGAAAGCACTACATTTATTATAGAAAGTTACTTAAATTATGCCTCACTGTAACTTTACTTCATTGTTTCAGGATAAAAGAAATTTTTTGCGCGACCCCCCTGCTGGGGTGCAGttttactttgactttgaccAAATGTATCCAGTCGCCATGGTTATGCTGGAGGAAGACGAGCTCCTGAGGAAGATGCGCTTCCATCTGGTCCCCAAACAGTGAGTGTGTCATAAATTAACTGCGTTAACTGCTGTGTTTTCAATGTGAGCCTCCCTGCATCCCTCAGGGGTGACTGTGTTTTCCTCCATGCTGTTCTCCTCAGGGTGAAAGAGGAAGTCTTTTGGAAGAATTACTTCTACCGCGTGTCTTTGATAAAACAGTCGGCTCAGCTCACAGCTCTCGCAGCCCAACAGGCGGCTGAGTGGATTGATGTGAAGAAAACCTCCCATTGCAAAGATCCTCATCAAAAGGGTACAGTCTGCTCTCTCCTGTAAAACCTCTGCATTAAATACTGAGGTTGATTTTTAAAGCTATGATATGAAAATTGATAAAATGTAAGAATGTACAAATATGACTGTAAGTATTTGTGTAATTCTTTATCTTAGTATTCAAGGAagatttgttttgattttgactgGTAGCATTTCTAGTTAAAACAGAGAGTTCAGGTTTATTGTGTGATGAAGCAAAAAGTGAGTTAACTTCAGGACCTTTCTGAGCACAGAGTGAAACACGTTTTTATTTAATGGGCCACATACAGTCCAGTTTGATCTTAAATGGATTGAATGAGCAAAAACGCTGCACAGCAACATAAAAAGTCAGTAAAAAAATTTCTTTTTGAAAAAGTACAAGTACAGATGTATTCAATGaacaatccattaaaaatgGCAAACAGCCGGAGATGTCAGAAGGAAAAAACAGTGCAATCCCATCAGTATATCTCATTACATGCTGTTGCACTTTTCAACTGCACATCTATAAAGCCACAAAATATTCACATGtgaattattttgtaatttaacaaaaacatcCTTGTGCTACTAGATCTTAACATCTAGATCTTAACATGCTTCTTGTGTAGTAATGCTCTTACAACACCAAGAGTCACAGTGTTTTGAATAAttgtacttatttatttattttcaatgtaCACAGTTTGTAAAGCTGTCATGAGCAGGATTAGACCCTCTAATGTTCCAGCTCTGTCCCATCAATGATATGTTTGACACTTGTGGCTTAGACTGTATACATAAGATGGGGAAATGGTTTAAGAAGTCCTGTTTTTAAAGGCTGAGTGTTTTCGTCATTGCTTTTTAAAAGGTAGATGTCACAATGGAGAGGACGTCATAGACAACACTCTCATACATGGTCAACTTGTAAATCAGAGATAGGTCAGTTGTGTTCATGAAGAAATCAAATGTTTTAGAGTGAGACCACAAACTAATCGGATTTTTCAATAAAGAAGCAGAGGGTCTTTTCGGCCCTAGACTTATATACATCCTGACTTGCAGCCACAGGCGTCGCCCTCTGCTGGTCATTGGAGAGCATTCAGGTTTAAGACATTTTGGGGTTGGTTTGAATTTTCAGACCCGGCAGCTCAtcgtttatatacagtctgtgcttAAAGGCAATGTTAAAAGCACCATTAGGTTTGAAAAGGCATGCTCTTTGGCTCCAGGTAATGATGTGATTCCAGAAGCAGCATTTTGATCAGTAAGATCTAGCTCCACCCTCCTGCAGACTGATGCACGCTTTTGTATGAACGTATAGTGTGAAAAACCAATTTAACTTTTCTTGTTGTCCTGATAGCAGtgggattttaaaaaacattttattagtATTAGAACATTTTGAATATCACATTTTTCCCTTAATTAACTTTTCACAATGatgacatttcatttcatttatttatttatttatttatttttgcagatgCAGTTAAATCAAAAGCCAGCAGTCTCCAACCAAAATCAAGTGAGGTAAGACTACCTGTTTTTAACCTCTGAGATCTAAATAATCCTAAACAAAGGCTGGCAGAATATGTGTTTTCGTGTTTTCGAAAGCTTTTCTTACATATCTCAATTATCagaggataaaaaaaacaaatttaaaatgttttacttttcttcatGTTTGTGATTTTAGTGACACTGAGTGAGTTTTTCTTATCAGTGGTTAATGAAACCTTATAgggataaaaaaacaacaacctcagtAACATGCTATGATACCTACTTTTTATAAATGACAACTTAATAGTCTTATAAAAGATACAGTAAGGGATTATTTTACTGTTAATATTTGCTGGTCATTAATATTGAATTTTGTATTATATTTGATAAGAGATTCTTCAGGTTAATTCTGATTGGCACATGTGTTTTATAAggggtatttattttttaatgattatcggctgtttttgtggttttgtgaTAAATATTTAACTACTGCTGCTCACTCTCATAACTTTATTTGAAccgaaaacacaaacttttcatctttttgttggttttggtGCCTGAATTTAACCAGTCAGCTGGtgggaaaaaaactgaacagaGAGCGAATCAGGAAACAAAGAACGGCCTCCAGgttcagtcatgtgatttaCACCACCGCCATCTGATCTAGATaatatttatacacacacactactcTGCGACCATTAATCATTTATAAGGTTTTGCAAACACTGTCATTTCATTGTTTGTTGATGGTAAAAAGTTAACTAATTAAAGGTAatagttttattatttattattgctgCAGAAAGGTCATTATAAAGCAGATTTTACAGCTGAATCTGAGCTTCTGTTTGTGTTGTGAAAGGATGAAGAAGAGCTCTCCACCAGTCTGCACGTGTCTGAATTTGTAAGTGATACTTTTGACTCCTGTGAGATCAACAAGGAAGACCTGTGCAGAGAGATGCGAGATCTGGTTCTGGACAAGAGGGAAAACCTAAATGCAGAGAAGGGTGAGTGCTGTGGTTAAACTGGGACattgtactgtgtgtgtgtgagctcagtgtgttttcttttttgttttcagaggAGATGCCAGACTGGGAGAGAGAGCTGCAGGAAGAACTTCAGGAGTACGACGTGTTGGCTGACAGCGAAACCCATGATGATAACTGGGACAAGGAGATCGAAGAGATGCTGAAGGAGGAGAGTTAGAGTAATGAGCGACACCTTCAGAGGCTCTTTGGTGATTTCTTACATCTTCGGTCTTCCAACAGCTTTCTGTGCATCCATGCGCTCCCCAGATGAAGAGCTGGGAAGTTTGCATTCATGCGTGTTTAATTCAAAATGTGAAGAGAAAATGGATGTTACAAAGACAATATGTCCCACATTAATAGAAGTTtacagtatatatttttttactttacctGATTTGTTATCAGGATTAAAGCTAATAAAGATATTTTCTCGATAATCTAGCTCACTCTGCATGGTGGGTGACTAAGTTACCAACTTGATGTCATGTTACGGATGAAAAGTTTGATTTGCAGCACATGAATTTCCACCAGTAATCAAAAGTCAAATATCTACTTTCATCTactgtgtttttgagtttgCCGTTAAAAagactgtatatgaaagatggCTGTAGCCATGGTGACACATCACACTGGTTTTGGACTCCACATTTTAAAGCCTCAGTATTAGCATTTTGGCTgccctgttgtttttttggagccagaagttGGGCCAAAGGGTAGCATGCCCAGTAGTGGCTCCatagtttattttatgtgttcACCTAACAAGCAAAAGCTTCCTGGTgcatctggtgtaaaagtcTGCCAATCAAGCATAGAGCTTTGTTACTAGTTACAGCAATGGACTTAATCTATGAAAGATGGATGCTACTTCTGAGCACTGAAGTGGAGCCAGTGTGGAAGTGGCTTTACCCTGCATTCTTTTAACAGCCAGCAGGGGGTGACTCTTGTTTCAGAAAGACCTCCAGTTGTGTAGAGGTTTATGGTAACTCAGCCTTCAGCTCCTGTAATCCATGATctctgtaaacatgtttgtgatgaATTCACAGCCTGAATCGgtagtttcatgttttattgaacaCAAAGTGAAGCTCATTTGATAAATTATTGTATGGATTATGGACAATAAAGCAGGATGTGCTTCAGGGCGGGGCTAAGTTGTGGCTGATAAGTCATTAACAAATGAGCTTACAGCATTCTTGGGTTTCACAGTCAGATCCATTGTACCTCGGTTTTAAAAAGCTGAGACACTAAAGACAACCAGTTTGCGTCACATGTGACAACACAGTGGCTGTGCCCattatttatatacagtctttcATCATACAGACTATGTGAGGCTATGGcaaaaaaacaagcaacatACTGAAGGAAAAATACAAGCGCTGCTTCGTTTGCACAGCAGGCTTGTGTGGAAGCTACATTTCTGGCAGAAATGCTGATATGTTACACCGGACTATGAACAGTGAAGATTCTCTGTAACTCATTAAACCAGAGATTTTAGTGTTGGTCTGGAGAATTTCACAAAACCAGTGAAGTACGTTTTTCAAAGTTTATCCTCGACTGAGCCACCCTTTTTCATACATACAAATGATTTGTTGGTTTGTCATGCGTTTTAAAGGCTGTTAATAAAACACCTACAGGCTTTGGACCCTGTGTATTTCATCAAATTTATTAAACAGATGAGTGAACATGCAGTTTTTTTGAATGCATTGTTTAATGTGAAGCCATGCCGGTCCGAAGCAGTCTTCCTCCTGTTTATGTCAGATTTTATTCTGTAATGTCCATGTTgtgttttctgctgtgtttgtacTGTCACACTTTATTAAACTTGAAGTTTGTTATTACCTGTTGTTATCTGATACTTAATGTATAAAAAAGTAATCCACATCATAGAGCAAGAAAAAGAGGATTTTTTTCAGTAACTAAGTGTCGTAAATCAGTTTGGTGTATGTAAGATTTCTGGCtcattaaatacaaagaaaccacctattttaattaaaatattgtttGGGGTATTTGATAAAGGCCATTGTATAAAACATAAAGTCAAATAATGAAGGGTGCTGGAGCTTcaacctaaaaatgttttttgggaCTTTTCCCCCCTTATCTTTTttacattaacattaacattaacatcatTGAAAAGCTGTGTGCTGTGAGTGAGACTTGAATGAATGAGAGGAGCCCGGCTGTTTGTGACACTCTCTCTTTATTGCTGAACCTGACAACAAAACATTaccttcctctttctttttttttttgtccatttcAGACAATAATAGCTGTAAACACATCACACA
This window harbors:
- the LOC116331276 gene encoding synapse-associated protein 1, whose protein sequence is MFKNWSSWLGAEKESGQVAEEPADANEEKRCSEINKPSDQQGRDAGTDAQLLQKAKGFSGYIYNFASSASKKLSESVVETAQTLKKSVEEGKISGIIDKTILGDFQKEQERFVQEKRAKEYGAAVPPWVGYNEEDAIQEQILALSADKRNFLRDPPAGVQFYFDFDQMYPVAMVMLEEDELLRKMRFHLVPKQVKEEVFWKNYFYRVSLIKQSAQLTALAAQQAAEWIDVKKTSHCKDPHQKDAVKSKASSLQPKSSEDEEELSTSLHVSEFVSDTFDSCEINKEDLCREMRDLVLDKRENLNAEKEEMPDWERELQEELQEYDVLADSETHDDNWDKEIEEMLKEES